Proteins encoded in a region of the Candidatus Omnitrophota bacterium genome:
- a CDS encoding metallophosphoesterase: MEYLEKAGRYFWGANSTIRRAIHWMVAAVFFINTISFPPDTAHAYEPDSHDLQVQSIFKPIISSPDVEYENQLRIETAIILASIIRKFSEACEKSKDSAYINAQLPSLSEINAELDKWFTTIKRDRPSSDRARILRIVSDPRAIYDPRETVFMTTVDVEVLWGENRGKKFRFNSYYNSINEMQSDESKLSIEPVPVQESIRRAENGYFQSELPFPEPVSYEPLDVEVKVESGEARRVMKPSEEKYILNAGVLSGKYLKGLSDTKRLIFARRVTGKTPIPEIPAMLDSRIGLYVHDVETDSMIEIDRDLLAPENSALLSLDPQVKFLEDARVLEYRGRIYVYLTAVREVERNGEKEVEWYSAVTSHDRKALLGNVAKKLKGEEFSWEWTPLKKLINDGPCAGQNIKNFAPFNAPYRDEKGRRVWYALYRPEERWNSTIRLACSYKGPDGPWQDMREYKSVNYPDIGWIGPSASVHGARSIPECPFEVVFYHRGAEYGPKYYDVRAFIIDKRRPSRFTEAVVFAPEDRQYDIDGWIKGVVYTTGAVLKDYQYLPETGEHVLDIDVYYAREDTDVWMRPVRMVVRDKKGALESLEKKPVLSTKRAVPSVGEEGDRWKADGIKGPFTVNGKNYFVSEINGYEAMTKAINKWFEGVGEGGRDFDKEQLMISIAPAEEDEGSRFLVRMMDESGRMIGLTVCGRSPIMVMDEDLRGVYEGYLGDYLEIESGYRGMGLGKILLAKSVESIMTRLGYVDILNGGEESRTMFEIMDIDKPIMVVHPADSDAERFFRRGDIRFRKIDDPQVEYIDSKDDRNYNLFYVISWGDAMDLVDEVRGMNGQDISPQMLLPIPGYPAPAYSTVPQIGKQYDVENIIIGEGKDGPDSIGVMVSEKDSVFTEKFVLHVTDKSPPVNKRAIVENAIDNKDLVGAMMNAFPDDVRVVFYAELYGDMFGLAHPGGSIIAINKELYPDRFMAVIHEIGEYLVSSGKLALRFDKASEELYATVDGVQFGPIDVSDAMDDLRDNGEVWLENDQYWFDREKNQHYLLRILQRRVFEDIDRRLTRSIRSISAEKAYDAMIYPLIAKGARRFSALDAEVREILIWAGVDEDLVELTNAMGDGAGHFFEYSLKGVRRFGAGFIAAHWAEMLNAGVQAEDNAWRLFQEGFPGSIGIEIIKEHWEEIQDICARAGRNSCYVLSDGLPIFYSLDSGFLDEIYSSQDPQKRAVYLARISDVLIRIAEKAGDGTQGLFTIGDAATRHAYGPDRFETGLICAFNAARVEGDLDATLERFERRAMDMLNMGKAAGDSRSAGDIYSRGMSALKRAFGEDFIKEYWEEIMVIGGSLEHGVAVPVLESTLPAIGYMIVEKGDPVRTRENLVSFGKDIIRMAAAAYGDPDGAHMLFDRGIPGMLRAFGEESVREHWQAVVETAVIAGERSGYVLSKGLPMFADDLRANSSMAFEVDLIEIGKGLSEFSEADTELIPYMYQVLPFFMDQITSRDAPGYIRLRLRALGKQLSALGADAGTAKKELFAGIENLFSVYGRWSVYRAWPALNRTLLSICGNSTDYNRPKILGLILGRGCLEALKERGADLVDHMDFYNTIIKERRSLAFNVLEGVTEGMASGMLPAVMSTEDKNAVLRFSGRMNGFSPLLYKMYHEKGEQVLETLAGFAEDVSIDAVGKAEIDAFLTSDMFAGYDMPQREEMLLAAVQMRIPLSGASFVKKGEVLSLLSRRIYSGDRRNDVPEPLRNRDFGDGEEDAIPIVQWRLRKGEKVDPDNKIRDMLSVLRASAEEDEAAARYRDREKFLAALEAFFSSGGDASKQEECLRALCLFASHDEVIRQKVNAVEGASYYDLLLIEQIFSDKDNLGAILKKELKEIDQDKLPRQKLLEGRKLSDPNAVKRTVTGIWMSRQADEARRASLSNVLTGLDANEVEDKLISIIEIPELKGLIRDIMLSRPTFRAMAHKDIIEELLSGTVEMISREREKFDEISDERSSVLEFRVVKGMPHGLWGLNAGVCVAQDDSLWESDKFFLLEMYDTRNRRVAGYVHLVEAEVGGEKVLTVPGIEPSTEYLSEVKAREVYPLIEKALLRIKEAGGYMHLCLPTLDNEGNITSNRSDIVKVVSGRYGEPVVLPDKIYWNSTPSPYPFDIVWEITAPVENAAASEAPIAEGEDADKRPAAPPRGEKREEKDADVPAQGLSALWEYEEIPRVKPLSGVDRRVVVVGDIHGDLDAFRNILENTGVIKRGDDPDGKEDIWTGGDACLIQGGDVVDRGEKSIEAFKYLRMLQVKANTASGQVVRLIGNHELFYLYKHARGRWKGQAERLRREDMIRGFNEALWHNDRELVGMIREDIRNGNLIGAYSLGGKVFTHGVILPGLVDAFQAEYVGDISDPDTFSYAVNDTLRDSARSNRFDSVIFSSAPGIINDNIWGIADYYFSKVSLLAMDWMPFDEVVFHDPHPFQEEGRLGVITDSDGEKSIVDVDVGMTTSYGSGRAALVFQEGRVLGAYPKLGREYTAPNVGSGLLRLVKQANEERHKQYVENLKDKLEYLNKESLSLYRAVVKGMQDIAKSAEEGETLPPVDIVIDVSLVSKIEEDVDANAETLAYLIMLCGCMKNVNFIFTRGMRTKEGLGMEELPYDVKRLMDSSPDPGEFMDKVIKTIREGSFLFVDDDIRAGLLGEGLPEGEPGRVRVKGEKEKMGSPEGIEVPITSTYMLEWIRDEEMELLDNQYPVALEGPNSAASSQVNLNNFESAFMIGLAKAVLVAAERRVREGEKGASEDLAEIRPHIVSKLKSLYLEARGEDKLTDEIVGYLISQDGVQRLNRALEWFLPPVGMVNINALTELHEHIQEFLKAA; the protein is encoded by the coding sequence ATGGAATATTTAGAAAAAGCAGGAAGGTATTTCTGGGGAGCGAACTCTACCATCCGTAGAGCTATACATTGGATGGTGGCTGCGGTCTTTTTTATCAACACTATATCTTTTCCTCCCGATACGGCACATGCCTACGAACCGGATTCCCATGATCTTCAGGTACAGTCAATATTCAAGCCCATAATAAGCAGTCCCGATGTCGAATACGAGAACCAGCTACGGATAGAGACCGCCATCATATTGGCTTCGATCATCAGGAAGTTCTCCGAAGCGTGCGAGAAAAGCAAGGACAGTGCTTATATCAACGCGCAATTGCCATCCCTTTCCGAGATCAACGCGGAATTAGATAAATGGTTCACGACCATAAAAAGGGACAGGCCCTCATCGGATCGGGCGCGCATATTGCGTATAGTCTCGGATCCGCGCGCGATATATGATCCCAGAGAAACGGTTTTTATGACTACCGTTGATGTTGAAGTGCTCTGGGGAGAGAACAGGGGGAAGAAATTCCGCTTTAACTCATATTATAACAGCATAAATGAAATGCAGAGTGATGAAAGTAAGCTGTCCATAGAGCCTGTTCCCGTACAGGAGAGTATCCGGCGCGCGGAAAATGGATATTTCCAATCTGAGCTTCCTTTTCCTGAACCCGTAAGTTATGAGCCGTTAGATGTCGAGGTGAAGGTCGAGTCGGGCGAAGCCCGAAGGGTAATGAAACCGTCCGAGGAAAAATATATACTTAACGCCGGTGTCCTGAGCGGGAAGTACCTGAAAGGGCTGTCGGATACAAAGCGCCTGATATTCGCCAGGAGAGTGACCGGCAAGACCCCTATTCCCGAGATACCTGCCATGCTTGATTCCAGGATAGGCCTTTACGTGCACGATGTCGAGACAGATAGCATGATAGAGATAGACCGCGATCTGCTGGCCCCGGAGAACAGCGCGCTGTTGTCCCTTGATCCCCAGGTCAAATTCCTTGAGGACGCAAGGGTGCTCGAATACAGAGGGCGTATATATGTTTATCTTACGGCTGTAAGAGAGGTCGAGAGGAACGGGGAAAAAGAGGTTGAGTGGTATTCCGCGGTGACCTCACATGACAGGAAAGCGCTTCTTGGGAATGTGGCGAAGAAGCTCAAGGGTGAGGAGTTCAGTTGGGAGTGGACCCCGCTCAAGAAACTGATAAATGACGGGCCATGCGCCGGACAGAACATAAAGAATTTCGCGCCTTTCAACGCGCCGTACAGGGACGAGAAAGGCAGGAGGGTATGGTACGCGTTATATCGTCCCGAGGAACGATGGAATTCCACGATACGCCTTGCGTGTTCATATAAGGGGCCGGATGGTCCCTGGCAGGATATGAGGGAATACAAGTCCGTGAATTATCCTGATATAGGCTGGATAGGGCCTTCAGCGTCGGTACACGGGGCCAGAAGTATCCCGGAATGTCCGTTCGAAGTGGTCTTTTATCACAGGGGAGCCGAATATGGGCCTAAATATTACGATGTAAGGGCCTTTATCATCGACAAAAGACGGCCAAGCAGGTTCACGGAAGCGGTCGTTTTCGCGCCGGAAGACAGGCAGTATGACATTGATGGATGGATAAAAGGGGTTGTTTATACGACCGGAGCTGTTCTTAAGGACTACCAGTACCTGCCCGAAACGGGCGAACATGTGCTGGACATAGATGTGTATTATGCCAGGGAAGATACCGATGTCTGGATGAGGCCGGTCAGGATGGTCGTACGGGATAAAAAGGGGGCATTGGAAAGTCTTGAGAAAAAGCCGGTATTGTCGACCAAACGCGCCGTGCCGTCTGTAGGAGAAGAGGGGGACAGGTGGAAAGCGGATGGCATAAAAGGACCTTTCACGGTCAATGGCAAGAACTATTTCGTATCCGAGATAAACGGGTATGAGGCCATGACGAAGGCCATTAATAAATGGTTCGAAGGAGTAGGCGAGGGCGGCAGGGATTTCGATAAGGAACAATTGATGATATCCATAGCTCCGGCTGAAGAAGATGAAGGAAGTCGTTTCCTGGTAAGGATGATGGATGAGTCCGGGCGCATGATAGGTCTCACGGTATGCGGCAGGAGCCCGATAATGGTGATGGACGAAGACCTGAGGGGTGTGTATGAAGGATATCTCGGGGACTATCTGGAAATTGAAAGTGGATACAGGGGCATGGGGTTGGGAAAGATACTTCTGGCGAAATCCGTTGAGAGCATAATGACACGTCTTGGTTATGTCGATATCCTTAACGGCGGCGAAGAGAGCAGGACCATGTTCGAGATCATGGATATCGACAAACCCATAATGGTGGTGCATCCCGCGGATAGTGACGCGGAAAGGTTCTTCAGGCGGGGGGACATAAGGTTCAGGAAAATAGATGATCCGCAGGTTGAGTATATAGACAGCAAGGACGACAGGAATTACAACCTGTTCTATGTGATCTCATGGGGAGACGCCATGGACCTTGTAGACGAGGTGAGGGGCATGAACGGACAGGATATTTCACCCCAGATGCTATTGCCTATACCGGGATATCCGGCGCCGGCGTATTCGACCGTGCCCCAGATAGGGAAACAGTACGATGTGGAAAATATAATAATAGGAGAAGGGAAGGATGGCCCGGACTCTATCGGTGTCATGGTATCCGAGAAAGATAGCGTGTTCACGGAAAAATTCGTACTGCATGTGACGGATAAAAGCCCGCCGGTCAACAAGCGGGCAATAGTTGAGAACGCGATAGATAACAAAGATCTAGTCGGTGCCATGATGAACGCTTTTCCTGATGACGTACGGGTCGTGTTCTATGCTGAGCTATATGGGGACATGTTCGGTCTCGCCCACCCGGGAGGCAGTATTATAGCAATAAACAAAGAGCTTTATCCGGACAGGTTCATGGCGGTGATCCATGAGATAGGGGAATATCTTGTGTCCAGCGGGAAACTGGCCTTGAGGTTCGATAAGGCGTCAGAAGAACTATACGCGACGGTAGACGGCGTCCAGTTCGGCCCGATCGATGTTTCAGATGCTATGGACGATCTCAGGGATAATGGCGAGGTGTGGTTGGAGAACGACCAGTACTGGTTCGATAGGGAAAAGAACCAGCATTATCTTTTAAGGATACTACAGAGACGCGTTTTTGAGGATATTGACAGAAGGCTCACGCGTAGCATACGCAGTATAAGCGCCGAAAAGGCGTATGATGCCATGATATACCCGCTCATCGCAAAAGGCGCGCGGCGATTCTCGGCATTAGATGCCGAGGTAAGGGAGATATTGATATGGGCAGGGGTGGACGAGGACCTTGTCGAGCTTACGAACGCTATGGGGGATGGTGCCGGACATTTCTTCGAGTACAGCCTAAAAGGAGTACGCAGGTTCGGGGCAGGGTTCATCGCGGCGCATTGGGCTGAGATGCTCAATGCGGGGGTACAGGCCGAGGATAACGCGTGGCGACTTTTCCAGGAAGGGTTTCCCGGCTCGATCGGTATTGAGATAATAAAGGAGCATTGGGAGGAAATCCAGGATATATGTGCCAGGGCCGGGAGGAATTCCTGTTATGTGCTCAGCGATGGTCTGCCGATCTTCTATAGCCTGGATTCAGGATTTCTTGATGAGATATATTCCAGCCAGGATCCGCAAAAAAGAGCGGTATATCTGGCCAGGATAAGCGATGTGCTCATACGAATAGCTGAAAAGGCCGGGGATGGGACCCAGGGTCTTTTCACCATTGGTGATGCAGCCACCAGGCACGCTTACGGTCCCGACAGGTTCGAAACGGGGCTTATATGCGCGTTCAATGCGGCCAGGGTAGAGGGGGATCTCGATGCCACGCTTGAGCGTTTTGAACGAAGGGCCATGGACATGCTTAATATGGGCAAGGCCGCGGGGGACAGCCGTTCGGCCGGAGATATTTATTCCAGGGGTATGAGCGCTTTGAAGAGGGCTTTTGGCGAGGATTTCATAAAGGAGTACTGGGAAGAGATCATGGTGATAGGAGGTTCCCTGGAGCATGGGGTCGCGGTACCTGTCCTGGAAAGTACCTTGCCGGCGATAGGATACATGATAGTGGAAAAGGGGGATCCCGTAAGGACAAGAGAGAACCTGGTGAGTTTCGGTAAGGACATTATAAGGATGGCCGCGGCCGCGTATGGTGATCCCGATGGGGCGCACATGCTGTTCGATAGAGGTATACCCGGTATGTTGCGGGCGTTCGGAGAGGAAAGCGTGCGGGAACACTGGCAGGCCGTGGTGGAAACGGCGGTCATCGCGGGAGAACGTTCGGGATATGTATTATCAAAAGGGCTACCCATGTTCGCGGACGATCTGCGGGCAAATAGCAGCATGGCGTTCGAAGTCGACCTGATCGAGATCGGGAAAGGCCTTTCGGAATTCAGTGAGGCGGATACGGAACTTATACCGTATATGTATCAGGTGCTGCCGTTCTTCATGGACCAGATCACATCGAGAGATGCCCCGGGGTACATCAGGTTGAGACTGAGGGCGCTGGGAAAACAGTTGTCCGCTTTGGGGGCGGACGCCGGAACGGCCAAAAAAGAGTTGTTCGCCGGCATTGAGAACCTTTTTTCCGTATATGGCCGGTGGAGTGTCTACAGGGCATGGCCTGCTCTGAATAGAACGCTTCTTTCCATTTGCGGTAATAGTACGGATTATAACAGGCCCAAGATCCTGGGGCTTATATTGGGACGCGGATGTTTGGAGGCGCTTAAGGAACGCGGAGCCGACCTGGTGGACCATATGGACTTTTATAACACCATAATAAAGGAGCGAAGGTCCCTGGCCTTTAACGTACTGGAGGGAGTGACCGAGGGGATGGCTTCAGGCATGCTCCCGGCGGTGATGTCAACGGAAGATAAGAACGCCGTTTTGCGTTTTTCCGGAAGGATGAACGGTTTCTCTCCGCTTTTATACAAGATGTACCATGAAAAAGGCGAACAGGTCCTGGAAACCCTTGCCGGGTTCGCCGAGGACGTTTCAATAGATGCGGTGGGAAAAGCGGAAATAGACGCGTTCCTTACCTCCGACATGTTCGCCGGATATGATATGCCACAGAGAGAGGAGATGTTGCTTGCCGCCGTGCAGATGCGTATCCCTCTTTCCGGCGCGTCTTTTGTCAAGAAGGGCGAAGTGCTATCCCTTCTAAGTAGAAGGATATATTCCGGTGACAGACGTAATGATGTCCCGGAACCACTGCGTAACAGGGATTTTGGCGACGGGGAAGAGGACGCGATACCGATAGTACAGTGGAGGCTGAGGAAGGGTGAAAAGGTAGACCCGGATAACAAGATAAGGGACATGCTGTCGGTCCTGAGGGCTAGTGCAGAGGAGGATGAGGCCGCGGCACGTTACCGTGACCGGGAAAAGTTCCTGGCGGCGCTTGAGGCGTTCTTCTCCTCCGGTGGGGACGCGTCCAAACAGGAAGAATGCCTGAGAGCGCTCTGCCTGTTCGCGTCCCATGATGAGGTAATAAGACAGAAGGTCAACGCCGTTGAAGGGGCGTCATATTATGATCTTTTGCTCATAGAACAGATCTTTTCCGATAAGGATAACCTTGGGGCCATTCTGAAAAAAGAACTGAAGGAGATCGACCAGGACAAGCTTCCCCGCCAAAAATTGCTGGAAGGCCGGAAACTTTCTGATCCGAACGCGGTCAAGAGGACCGTTACCGGTATATGGATGAGCCGGCAGGCTGACGAGGCAAGACGGGCATCACTGAGTAACGTACTTACGGGGCTTGATGCTAATGAGGTAGAGGACAAACTGATAAGCATAATAGAGATACCGGAACTCAAGGGCCTTATAAGGGATATAATGTTATCCAGGCCGACGTTCAGGGCCATGGCCCATAAAGATATAATAGAGGAACTCTTATCCGGGACGGTCGAGATGATATCCCGGGAAAGGGAAAAGTTCGACGAGATCAGCGACGAACGTTCCTCAGTACTTGAGTTCAGGGTGGTGAAAGGTATGCCTCACGGGTTATGGGGGCTTAATGCTGGTGTGTGCGTGGCCCAGGACGACAGTCTCTGGGAGAGCGATAAATTCTTCCTTCTGGAAATGTACGATACCAGGAACAGGCGGGTAGCGGGATACGTTCATCTTGTAGAGGCGGAAGTGGGCGGAGAGAAAGTCCTCACGGTCCCGGGGATAGAACCGAGTACCGAATATCTTTCCGAAGTAAAGGCGCGAGAGGTATATCCTCTCATAGAGAAAGCGCTTTTGCGCATTAAGGAAGCCGGAGGGTACATGCATCTTTGCCTGCCTACCCTTGATAACGAAGGGAACATAACTTCTAACAGGTCCGATATCGTAAAGGTGGTGTCAGGCCGGTATGGTGAGCCGGTGGTCCTTCCGGATAAAATATACTGGAACAGCACACCCTCGCCTTATCCTTTCGATATCGTCTGGGAAATAACGGCGCCTGTTGAAAACGCCGCGGCAAGTGAGGCGCCGATCGCGGAAGGGGAAGATGCGGACAAGAGGCCCGCGGCCCCTCCCAGGGGGGAGAAACGCGAAGAAAAGGATGCGGATGTTCCCGCGCAGGGATTATCCGCATTGTGGGAGTATGAGGAGATCCCCCGCGTAAAACCGCTAAGTGGCGTGGATAGGCGTGTGGTCGTAGTGGGGGATATCCACGGGGACCTGGATGCGTTCAGGAATATACTGGAAAATACTGGTGTCATAAAGAGAGGTGACGACCCCGATGGGAAAGAGGATATATGGACGGGCGGAGATGCCTGTCTTATCCAGGGCGGGGATGTGGTTGATAGAGGAGAAAAATCCATTGAGGCTTTCAAGTATTTGCGTATGCTGCAGGTGAAGGCCAATACCGCCAGTGGCCAGGTTGTAAGGCTTATAGGGAACCATGAGCTCTTTTACCTTTATAAACATGCCAGAGGCAGATGGAAAGGCCAGGCGGAGAGGCTGCGGAGAGAGGATATGATCCGCGGGTTCAACGAGGCGTTATGGCATAACGACAGGGAACTTGTCGGGATGATACGGGAGGATATCAGGAACGGTAACCTTATCGGGGCGTATTCTCTTGGCGGTAAGGTGTTCACGCACGGGGTCATATTGCCGGGGCTTGTTGACGCGTTCCAGGCGGAATATGTCGGGGATATAAGTGATCCGGATACTTTCTCGTATGCCGTTAACGATACGCTCAGGGACTCCGCGCGTAGTAACAGGTTCGACAGCGTGATATTTAGCTCGGCGCCCGGGATCATTAATGATAATATCTGGGGCATAGCGGATTATTATTTTTCCAAAGTGAGTCTTCTGGCCATGGACTGGATGCCGTTTGATGAGGTGGTTTTCCATGATCCGCACCCGTTCCAGGAAGAGGGACGTCTCGGGGTCATAACGGATAGCGATGGAGAGAAAAGCATAGTGGACGTGGATGTGGGTATGACAACGAGCTATGGGTCAGGCCGCGCGGCCCTGGTCTTCCAGGAAGGCCGTGTCCTTGGGGCATATCCCAAGCTGGGAAGGGAATATACGGCGCCGAATGTAGGTAGCGGTCTGTTAAGACTGGTCAAGCAGGCCAACGAGGAAAGGCATAAACAATATGTCGAGAACCTTAAGGATAAACTCGAATATCTGAACAAAGAGTCCCTCAGCCTTTACAGGGCGGTAGTAAAAGGCATGCAGGATATCGCTAAAAGCGCTGAGGAGGGGGAGACTCTTCCTCCGGTAGACATCGTGATCGATGTATCGCTTGTATCCAAGATAGAGGAGGATGTAGACGCCAATGCCGAGACCCTGGCCTATCTCATCATGCTATGCGGATGCATGAAGAACGTTAATTTTATCTTTACCAGGGGGATGAGGACAAAGGAAGGCCTGGGGATGGAAGAACTGCCTTATGATGTTAAAAGGCTGATGGATAGTTCCCCTGATCCCGGGGAGTTCATGGATAAAGTGATCAAGACCATAAGGGAGGGATCTTTCCTGTTCGTCGATGATGATATAAGGGCTGGGCTTCTGGGCGAGGGCCTGCCTGAAGGTGAGCCCGGACGCGTACGCGTTAAGGGCGAGAAGGAAAAGATGGGTTCACCAGAGGGCATAGAGGTGCCTATTACGTCCACTTATATGCTCGAATGGATAAGGGACGAGGAGATGGAACTATTGGACAACCAGTATCCGGTAGCGCTTGAAGGTCCGAACAGCGCCGCCAGTTCACAGGTCAATCTGAATAATTTTGAATCGGCTTTCATGATCGGATTGGCCAAGGCCGTATTGGTGGCCGCTGAGCGCAGGGTCAGGGAGGGGGAAAAGGGCGCTAGTGAGGACCTGGCGGAAATAAGGCCTCATATCGTATCAAAGCTTAAGTCCCTTTATCTTGAGGCCCGTGGAGAGGATAAGCTTACAGATGAGATAGTGGGATATCTAATAAGCCAGGACGGGGTACAAAGACTTAACAGGGCCCTTGAATGGTTCCTGCCGCCTGTCGGCATGGTAAATATCAACGCGTTGACAGAGCTACACGAGCATATCCAGGAATTCCTCAAGGCCGCCTAA